One part of the Coturnix japonica isolate 7356 linkage group LGE22C19W28_E50C23, Coturnix japonica 2.1, whole genome shotgun sequence genome encodes these proteins:
- the LOC107325740 gene encoding ADP-ribosylation factor 3 gives MGNIFGNLLKSLIGKKEMRILMVGLDAAGKTTILYKLKLGEIVTTIPTIGFNVETVEYKNISFTVWDVGGQDKIRP, from the exons ATGGGCAACATCTTTGGGAACCTGCTCAAGAGCCTCATTGGGAAGAAGGAGATGAGGATCCTGATGGTGGGGCTGGACGCGGCCGGGAAAACCACCATCCTCTATAAGCTCAAACTGGGGGAGATCGTCACCACCATCCCCACTATTG GGTTCAACGTGGAGACGGTGGAATATAAGAACATCAGCTTCACGgtgtgggatgtgggggggCAGGACAAGATCCGGCCC